From the genome of Salvia splendens isolate huo1 chromosome 7, SspV2, whole genome shotgun sequence:
TTTTGCTAAGGCCCAtctgaaaatatcaaacaagaacaacatttaTGAACGCCATAGACTTATAGTTGGCGCCATTCAATCTCTCATGGATTTGCACACTTGTTCTCTACGAGACACGGTTGGGAATACTATGTATACCGGTCCAATTTACCCTGATGTTGATATGCTCCCTGATGTTGTTCGCTTTGATTGCCCATCTTGCAACATTAATAGTTTGGTATGGATGGAGGGCTCTTGTAATGGGTTGGTTTGTGTACTTGAGTCAGCAAGAACTTTGATTTTGTGGAACCCCACGATTAGAAAATACAGGGTTTTGCCTCGCTCTGGCACGCCTATGAGGTTCGAGCACTATCCCCTCAACTTTGGGTTTGGTTATGATGAGGTTCATGATGATTATAAGGTGGTGGAGCTTTTACATTTGGATCCTGGCATGTCTTTGACGGAGCCTAGAGCAAAGGTCTATAGTTTGAGGAGTAATAGTTGGAAGGCATTGTTGAATTGGCCGAATGAGAAAGTGGCTTTGCGTTCGGGGGTGTTTCTGAATGGGGCCATTCATTGGTTGGTGTTTTGTGCTGGGAGGCCATCTGATTGGGGGATTGTTTCCCATGATCTTGCTTTGGAGACATTTGTGGAGTCGGAGCTTCCATTTAATGATGATGATGCTCTTAGGTTTGAGATGAATGTGTTAGGTGGTTGCCTTTCTGTGTGTTATCAATATAAAATGTGGTTGGATGTGTGGCTGATGAAGGAATATGGTGTTGTGAAATCATGGACTAAGATTATGAGAATTCCATCGACATGGGTGCGTTTTTCTTTTATGACAAAGCCGCTGCTGCTGATGGAGAATGGTCAGATGCTGATTAGATATGGGCCAGAGTTGGCATTGTATGATCCCAGAAACCCATCTGTTCAGCAGAAGGTTTCTGAATATGATGTTGAGGCTGCAGTGTATTTTGAGAGTCTAGTTTCACCAAATTTGGATGAAGAAGTAATCATTGCAAGAACATTACCCCAGAATGTCATTACAGAGATCCTCCTGAGATCACCCGTGAAGTCTCTCCTGCGCTTTAAATCTGTTTCAAAAAAAtggttttatttaatttcaagCTCTGATTTTGTGAAGGCCCATCTCAAGGTATCAACCAAGAACAATGTACACATCCATGACAAACTCATCTTTGGCTCAAATACTTTCCCTTTCGATCTATATACATGTTCACTTCACACTGAGATTGAGGGTTCTAATATAAGTGATCCTATTTACCTTACTACTATTGAAAGTATACCATTTGATCGAGTAAGGTTTGATTATGTTAACCCGGATGATTCGATATGGATTGTGGGTTCCTGTAACGGGCTGGTTTGTGTGGCTGTGTCTGGTTACACTGTCGTTTTGTGGAAtccaactacaagaagaatgaAAGTAATTCCAGAAACTGACACAGATCCGAATCGTGATTCGTTAGCATATGGTTTTGGTTATGACGAACTGCATGATGATTATAAAGTGGTGGAGGTATCTGGTGATAAGTGTCAGACGACAGGTGTATATGAGACTCAACAAAAGGTTTACAGTGTGAGGACTAACTCTTGGAAGATTATGTCAAATTGGCCGCTTAGCAATTCATGTTATGGGACAGGCAAGTTTATGTATGGAGCCATCCATTGGTCAGTATGCTCCTCGGATATTGTTTCTCATGATCTTGCAACAGATAGTTTGGTGGAGTTACCTATGCCtaattttgatgatgatgatgatgatgatttcaGACTAGATATAGAGATTTTAAATGGTTGCCTAGCTGCATGCTTTGAGCATAATGTTTACATGGATATATGGGTGATGAAGGAGTACGGTACGAGAGAATCATGGACTAAACTGGTTCGCATCCCATTTTTTCTTGATTTCAGGGATCATGAGTTTTTCAGACCTTGTCCGTTTTTTTCGTTGAAGGATGGAAAGATTTTATTGAATTTCGGATCAAGTATAATAATATATGATTCAAGTAACTCGCAGTGCACCCCTCATTTTAGTACAGTCTTCACAGTAGAGGCCACTACCTTTTCTGAGAGTCTAGTTTCGCTAAATTTTGATGATGAAATCTTCTTTGGAAGGACATTGCCTCTAGAAATTATTACAGAGGTCCTCCTGAGGTTACCTGTGAATTCTCTCGGGCGTTTCAAAGCTGTTTCAAAAGAATGGTATTCGCTAATTTCAAGCTCCTATTTTGTGATGGCCCATCTCAAATTTTCCCCAAAGAACAACATATACATCCACGACAAGCTCGTCTTTGGCTCCAAAAACTTTGACATGGATCTCTACACTTGTTCTATGTACTCTATGGTCAAGGATTCTGTGTTGGCTGATCCTATTTACCCTGTAACTCATGAAAATTCACCATTTGATCGTGTGTGGTGTGACGATCTTTATGAGGGTGACTCAATATGGTTTGTAGGTTCTTGTAACGGACTGGTTTGTGTGTCTGTATCTGCTAATACTATCATTTTGTGGAATCCAACTATTAGAAAATCGGCAGTAATTCCAGACTCTGGCACTGACTTGGACTTTGATAACTTCAGCATCACATATGCTTTTGGTTATGATGAAATTCACAATGATTACAAGGTGGTTGAGTTTTTTGGTGCCATGCGCAATACAGGCGTGTATGAGACTGGAGTAAAGGTTTACAGCATGAGGACTAATTCTTGGAAGGTTTTGTCGAATTGGCCGGGCAGAGATACATTTGGTGGGCCGGGCAAATTTCTAAACGGTGCAATCCATTGGTCCGTGTGTGACTTTGATAGAGCAGCTGACTGGGTTATTGTTTCTCATGATCTTGCTACTGATACCTTCACCGAGATACCTTTACCTACTTTTCATGATAATGATGTCCGAGTTGAGGTACACGTTTTGAGAGGTTGCCTTGCGGTGCATTGTGAACATAATATTCTCATGGATGTATGGGTGATGAAGGAATATGGTAACAGAGAGTCATGGACCAAAGTCGTTTCCATCCCATTTTTTCTGGATTTTAGGGATCATTTATTTATCAGACCTTGTCCGCTGTTTTTTTCAGAGGATGGCAAGATATTAATTGACTATGGATCAACTATACGCGTGTATGATCCAAGCAATGAACTCTTCCATCATTTTAGCACGACCTTTGAAGTTGAGGCTATAACATACATCGAAAGCTTAGTGTCGCCTGATCTGGATGCGGAAGATTCTCCCTGAAGTTCATTTTGGGGCATAACTGTGTAGTCTTGTATGGTAGTTTCTCGTTTTGAGGCATCCTCTGAAGCTGCTACCAGATGTTGAAAGCTAAGTCCCTACTAAGTTTTGACACGAGGTAGAGAGCTAAAATCAACTGTAAGTTTATGTTATGTTAAGATGGTTATCATACATATATTTCTGCTTTAAATCGACCCTTTAATGTTCAGTTGGTAAATTGCGggatttatgttttatattaaATGCATCGTTTTAGAGTTTGAATTTATATGTCATATGCAATAAAAAGCTATATCTTCTGACTTATATTTCTGGTGGCTTTTTCCTAAGATTTTTAGGGGATTAATCATTACTATAAGCTTGATTGACAATTTCAACTGTCTTATTGTATAGTTACATTCGTTTTGTCGCTATACCCtatctaggaatttcatttcattccattcATCGACTATCTAGTGGCTTGGGGTTGTGACTATCTAGGTTGAAATTTTTTAACATTTAAGGTATGTTTTGCGTGATATTTGTGGTAGATTCTGTGATGCCTTGGCCATATGTAGTAGTTTCAGCCTTTGTTGGTAAATTTTTAGGTTCCACATGCAGGTAGTTTTCTTGTATAGTCGACCCTGGTTTTCTTGTTCGCCCCCATCTATTGAGCTTGCCTCAATCTTCCTACATCCAACTTGTATTGGCCTTCTCTTTTGATTTATCGAATCTCCACACTTCATACTCCAGCCTATGCCTCAACTTTCCTTCCTACATCCAAATATGTGCAGAGATGAATCTCTTGTTTATGTGAATGGATCACTGATTGCATAGTAAATTGTTGGCGCAAAAGTGTGTGAAACTAGTTTTCTGGTGatgaaaaagattttaaaattaCTATTTTATCTTCTTGTTAGAATAAATTACTACACaagaatatttttaataaaatactgTTTTGTTATTAACTTAATGGGTGATCGATTCTCACTTTAGTTATAGATTATCCAGTCACAAAATATATTTTGTAAGTGTCATATGAAAACACTGAAGTACAGTTCAAATTATATTTGGATATCTTCTCCAACCACGAACAACTTCTTTTCGACTTCGTTATTGGGTTTGGCACGTTGATTTGTTAGTTGTATGTGTCTCCACATGGGAGAAACAACTTCTCTTTTAATTCTCGGGATATTGGTCTTAAATATCATAAACTTTAGGCGGGTTCTGATTTTTCTCATGAATTTTAAGTGGTCTTAAAAATCACACATTAAGATTGATGATTGATGTCAATCACGAGGTCATTCTTAAAGAATTGTTCACTTCTACAAATCCAAGCTTCAATATTCCTCTACCATTCTATgggtaaaaaaataaaggaacaACTGGATAGGGGTTGTAATGTAACAACAGGAATCATCTGCATCTACTGGGAAGGAGAGGGGAAATCGATCCACACACATTCTCTTGGTGCGTGTGCTAATCTTCAAGAAAATACCGATTTCTTCGAGCACCAAATGCAAGTCTCTGCTTTGcaacaagaaaatgaaataacacAAGAGAAGAGGCAAAGGATGAGATTTCATAATAAGAATGCAAGGTAGGATTTATGACATTGCTTAACTGAGAATATCTGGGAATAGGCTTTTAATCCAGTGAGGAAACGAATGTAAGTCTGTCTTCCAGATCCATTTGTTGGAATGGATCTGATGTTGGGAACTAAGTACTCAGCAACCTGGTTCACAAATCACAAAACAAAAGTTTTAAGTTTGAGCATGAAACATGGAAATGAGGACTATGTTGTCAAAGAAAATGATCCTCTCTCATAGAATATCTATTTGACTGTTTCAATCAAAAGCGTTTCATAATACATAAGCTAGGTAAAAGTAAAAGAATCTATGATCTCGATCCGAACTCAACCTTTTCAGCTGGTTCAGCCAAAACATTGATGAAAAACTTGGCCTGCAATATGtagaaatttcataaataacAAATATCTCAGCAGAACAGAAAGAGTGGTGAAATGGTGGAAAACAAATCATACCTGCTTTGTATTTGCACCTGACATGAGAAGATCTGTTGTGACCATTCCTGGCTGCCAGAAAACAAAGTTAAATATATCACGTGAAAATTAGTGTTgaaatattaaacaaaattaacCGAATCTGTAATACATACAGAAAGATTATGCACGAGAACATTTTTGACATCTTGCATCTTCAATTCTGCCTGCAGAGATAATAGACGTTTTATGTTAGTATAAACAAATCTAAACTCCTACATGGGGTTTCACATCAAagcattttctctctctttttttttctttaaggTTTGCAAGCATtatcatataaaaaatatatcatcaCTTGGAAAATTACAAacagagaaaacaaaaaaaaaatgaaaacgccACATGCATTaagaaatagtagtactaatgaTTTAGCCATAAGCATGTAATTAAACTCCTGGACGGAGCCGAGCCTTCAAGACACTATGAGAATGATCCTTGGTTATCTATTAATTAAGGAAGCAAATATGTATAAAATGAAACATGACAGATAAACTGAAATTTTTTGACTAAATTCTTGAACTATAGTTCTTTCCATGACAAGAAATGCAGGACATGCCTGTAGTGATTTGGTAAGATGCACCACGCTGCGTTTAGTAGCCCCATAGGCAGCAAATCTGACGAAAAGATATTAAGAAAAGACTTAGACAAATGACAGTGAGAAAATAGAATTATCAGTACAATGGCATTAGAAAATAAGGTCAAGATGAAATCCGACCTCGGGGTTGGTCTACCATCTGAACCAGCTCCATCAATGTTAAAGATATGACCACCTCGAGGTTGTTTTTGCATCATATTCATTGCCTAGAAAAATCATGCATTAGCAAAAACCTATCTGCATGAATGTTTCCAGAATATGTATACATGCTTTTACCTCTCGACAACATATCATTAAGCCCAAGGTATTGGTAGAGACAACTTCACTGCGTATACAACAGAATGCAAATAAGCAAATGCAAGAGAAGTCATTATGAAGAATTATGATGTGAACTGACATTAGATCTTGATCAGATGCCTCCATCAATGGTTTGTAACTGTAAGCATTTGATCCTGCATTATTTATCTGCATCATTCTAATGATGAGATAAGACAAAGCAAATGATACATAAACCTGTATATATCCCTCAAACTTAAAAGAAGCCACAAACATACGTTTAACTAGCTAGCATCACCTGACGAGAATGGATTAAATAGTAAAACTCTTAATGACATGTTGAATCATAATTGTATATGTTAGGAGttcacaaacaaaataatatcaaattgaTTTGAGTTGAGTAAAATGTCAAATAACAGAAATCATCACATGGACTTGAATATATCTGGATGCTATATTTAGATAAGATGTAATAATGTGAAGATGGAGTACCCATATGTCAATGTATTTGAGTTGCTCTTTGGAAAAAGCAACTAAGTTCTTGACATCATTCCCATCTCGAACATCACACTTGGTGCCCTGCATGGGGAAGACAAATTCATATCAGTCATGGCAAATATAAACATGTTGTTACTCTAAACTTGATATGTAAGAAGCAAGTTCAAGCCTGAAGTAGATTATATAGAAAATAGAGGTCACTTTGTCAATCAGTTAGTATGTTTATAAGAAGTATGAACTTTTCCCTGATACAGTAATGCACGTAACATCATAGCACCAAAGCTGTAAAGTATAATGATGTGGTGAAGGAGGTACCCACACATGCTGCTTCCCTGACTCTACCTTCAAGCTTTCTATAGCAGATTTCACTCGTTCCTCTGTCAAATTACAAGTACAGTATGATGGGATATCAAAGCATTTTTCTAATAAATGCAACAAAAATAGAATGTGCAATGAAAATCCATTATTGCTTAAGTTGTAAGAAACAAATgatatttatttgaaatatgttttcttgtttgctttaaatgaaaaatattaataCTTCTACGACAGAAGcaagaaattaaatttatacaGTTTAATAaagtgttttatttataatggAATGTTATAGCACCATAAGTTTTACTAATGACTTGTAAAAATGTATTATTCCTTTGTCTTGACAGTCTAATTGCCAACATCATCCTTGCATAAGTATTTTACAGGAATTGGTGATTTATCCATAAGTATACTGTTACTCAATAACAAGTAACAcaattcaatcaatatattgCAGAAAAACATTAAAAGAGTATTGTTAAGCAGACACTTTGTCCCAGCCAATAAGCATCATAGAGTTTGGGAAACATCAAAATTCCCAAGTACTGGATTACTAAAATAAGAGGAATGCTACATTTCGCTGTGTTAATAAATTTATGACTTGTTTTCGCAATAGGCGTTGATAGTGTAAGCctatttttagttaaaatttacACCCAAATTAGCAAAAACAGTAAGTAGACGTAAGCAGGAGTGTGAAGAACACACAGAGATATAGTATAAAACACTTACCAGATCGGGAGCATATGATGACATTGTCTCCAGATTTCAGAAACTCCTTTGCTAGTGCATACCCGATTCCTGAATGGATAAGCAGAAAAAACCTAAATTAAACATTTCTTATAAGAAATTCCAATCATATATGAGTGAAAATTTCCAGAGTCCACTTGAAAGCATGTTTGATTTACCCagacataaaaaaaaaataaagattaaaaaaacaaacacacacacctTTAGTGGAACCAGTGATCAAAACGTTATATGGTGGAATCATGGGCTCACTATTAATTTTCTCAACaaaagtagaagtagaagttgATGAAGAATTAGAAGAAGAGGTATTTCGTAGAGAAAGCGATTTATAGTTAGAAGACGGATAAGTTTTATTGGTGAAATGAAGCGTGAAATAGCAATGGCGGTTCAGGTTTTGAAGTGGTGAGTGGTAAATGAAAGAATTGGGAGTGAATAAGCTGAAATTGGCATTGCTGCAATCATGGCTGAATTCGGAATAAAGAATGCAGAGATAATGCTAAAGACTCTAGAAGAAGAAGGCGGTCCAGATATTATTAACGGtgttaactaactaactaactaactaactggCCTCACTCCTTTGATTGACATCTTTTTTCCAACACTTCCAAGTATACGACATTTGCAACaatcattaattttaaaaataatatatactcatattttaagagtttttcaattttcattgataaTTTATGCTCTTATTAAGGAGCTTCGTCAATTAATTATTCAGAGTTTAGGCTTGTATTAAGGAGTTGTTTCATTCTTCTACTGTTGATAAAGGAGCTAATCTAGATAGTTTTTGTATGTATCATgatgattttgttcttgccAATCTTTTGTTGAAACTTCACGGtattttcatttcattaaaTTTTGGGCTATGATAATGTATAGCTATTACATATTAGAAAGTTAATGTGGAGAGTATATTAATACTTTTATTGAGTATTACTTTAGGTTGTGTTGACATCGCCATTCATACACATTTTCAATTGAGCTTTCATCTAATTTTAAGATTGAAATTTTTTGAGAGAACCCATATAATTTTAGCAAAATCAAGAGGGGCTATTTGTATTTGGTGTTTCATAAATGACAAGcaaatagtaatttttattcatcagctaataacattaaaaataCTTAGAatgtagtattaaataaaaaatgatgagTATTGAAGTAAAAAAGTAGTTTAAATGGCAGAAAATACTCCATGATTTTCCATCGTTGTATTTCTACAACATTAAAATTGAAAGAGAATCACTTAGTACTGAAATCTAATAAATGAAGTATATAACTCAAATATAATCGTTATTATGCATGCTTGAAGTTACACTCCCCAGACTACTTTATAAATGTTCTCTCATTTTTACCTATTTATCTGTTCTATCTATTACAATCTCTTATGTTTCAAAACTCAGCATCTATAAGGTCAATCGCCAACCAAAATTTCTCCTAAGCTGCTAACTCTGTCAATAATCTTATTGGCAGCATCTGCATTTACAAAGCCCCAATGCCTCATATATCAACATGGAGTTTCTGCGCGACCCCCATATCTAATGGCTTCTCAAGGCTCGGCTTAAGGGAACATTATTTACAGACTAAAGCATGGGTATATTGTACAGTCCCCTCCGAGACCAGATGATGGGCCAGGAACTATGGAATAGATATGATTTCATCAAAGTTATGGTTCTGAAATCCAGTTGAGCTTACTTTTTTAACGTGGATTGCGCTTCGACCTCCTCCGCCTGCCAAGAAGTTTCAACATGTTGTCGGTGACATCAGGCGGAGAATTGACATCTTCGACATGATTGTTCTCAGATGTTTGGGTTAACCATGCCAATGCTTCTATAGCAGCATCTTTCTCTGCTATGGCCTTATTTTTCTTTGGTTTCCCCACAAACTGCATGCCCTTGAACTCAACTAGAGCCCGGAATTCATTTGTCTTGAGATGCTTGGTTTTGTACTTGGGAGGTGAGTGGCCAGCTCTCATCAATAGTGTCTGAAGCAAGCTCTTTGGATTTGTTCCGTCTTTCGTAAACCTCTCTTTATCGCAGGATTCTCTGGGTTTCTTGCTATCACGGCCAAAGACAAACCTCCCTTCACACTGGTCGCCTGACACCAACTCCTGAACAGCAAGCATTAGGTACTTGCCTTCCTTGTGAATGTCCATGCTGGGATGTCCAAGCTGCAATATCATGATCCAGAAGTGAAAGTTAGGAAACTAAGCCACACAAGAGGATGTCTTCTTGAAACAACAATAAAGGCCAATGATAATATACACAAGCATAATTTTACCCTACCATTCCCGTCCCTGGGAGCACCCATAGCTCCACCTCACTCCACCACTGCCACCCATTCTGTCATCTCTCTCACCTAATGCGTCTTCTTGAAACAACAATAAAGGCCAATGATAATATACACAAGCATAATTTTACCCTACCATTCCCCTGTCCCTGGGAGCACCCATAGCTCCACCTCACTCCACCACTGCCACCCATTCTGTCATCTCTCTCACCTAGTGCTACGCAAGCATTGAAGCACTTATCTAATTATCACATGTTATTACTGGCCTATTCCTCAACTAAAATTTACAAAAGCAAATAAAAGGATTGCCGCTTATTCTAGCTCAAGGTTTTTGACAGAAACAAAAATGACCAGAACTAACACAAATATAGAGGCTTGCATGAGACTTGGTTACTTTACTATACACAACATCTGCCCGGCATATATTTTAATGCTAAAAAtagatatgaaaattttaagaGAGGGTCATAATCAAACTTTGTACCAGCCATAATGTTTGGaaagaatatttaaaataatacaatGTCAAACTTGTTGACTTGATGAGAACATCACAATTGACGAATAAGATATCTGAATAAAAAATCAAGAGTTAAAAAAACAACGATAAACAAACCAAACAATTTTACCATATGAATGGAATGCTGTTACTAGTATGTTTAAATTTTACAAAGAGAcagaaaattaacaaaattattgATGCGGAAAGAAACACATATGAGATGAGAAATTACTTTCTGTATTAATAGTTTATCTGCCTCCTTCTTGAGTTTCAGATAGCACTCGGCCAAGCTTGGGTCCATGAAAAATTCAACATATCCCTCCAACATTTTCAGAAGTCCTCCCTGAAACAATCAGAAGACACATACACACACCAATAAGTAAATAGTGAAATACAGTCATCAGAGCATTTTCTGATAAAGAAAATTACCGTAGCACCACACTCCAGTTTACCACCAAACAGGATCAAAACAGAATCAGATACTCCAGTTGAATCACGTATGAAAACAGTATTGACTTTCACCTTCTCACCAAATACCAACCAGGGATATTGTATCATTTGGTATCGTGCATTCACAGAATTCtggaataaatgaataaaacaaGATCATTACTTTTTTTCAATAGTCATAAACAGAGCTTCAGCAACTTCCCATGCTACATAACTAAAACTTCAGTTTAGAGAGAAAACATTATTCCCACCAAAATGACTAAAAATGAATAGTCCTACCAATGTGGCACTGATTAACAATTCTCAGTAACATCAAAATcctagaaaatgaaaaatataagagGTGTGTAAaagttgtaagtttttcttttaTTGCGAGATTATGATATTTCCTTCAGTTAAATATTCTTTTTGTTATCATCCAGAATAGGAAAGTATCAGATTTACAATGTTCATGAATGACTGTCACGGGAATCCTAAAAGAAAAGATTTAGTTCCTGAAATTTAAGGTCATATATAACTCGATTCCAACTCAACAAAATCATCTAGACCTGTTGGGAGGTTAAAATATATAACAAATGACAGCAACTTTACTTTGTGTAATTAGCTTGAatatataatagtattaatatATTAGTGATCTAATCCTACCACATAATTCAAGGGATAGAAAATCTTTTGATAATGTGGGAGGCCAGGATTGTTTACATAATCTATGATAATTCACATCATATGCATCCAACTAGATGGGGTGTGATTGGAAAATCACCCATGTCATCCTTCTAATCCTTGACCATATTCAATGTAAATGCTAGAATTTTTACTAGGCAAAAAGACTTTTATGAGACTCAAGTTGTGATATTGGCAGGAGTAAATTG
Proteins encoded in this window:
- the LOC121742343 gene encoding uncharacterized protein LOC121742343, whose amino-acid sequence is MMKNEIEMISSPHGPLPDLPEEIIKEILLRLPAKSLWKFRSVSKCWFFLISSYDFAKAHLKISNKNNIYERHRLIVGAIQSLMDLHTCSLRDTVGNTMYTGPIYPDVDMLPDVVRFDCPSCNINSLVWMEGSCNGLVCVLESARTLILWNPTIRKYRVLPRSGTPMRFEHYPLNFGFGYDEVHDDYKVVELLHLDPGMSLTEPRAKVYSLRSNSWKALLNWPNEKVALRSGVFLNGAIHWLVFCAGRPSDWGIVSHDLALETFVESELPFNDDDALRFEMNVLGGCLSVCYQYKMWLDVWLMKEYGVVKSWTKIMRIPSTWVRFSFMTKPLLLMENGQMLIRYGPELALYDPRNPSVQQKVSEYDVEAAVYFESLVSPNLDEEVIIARTLPQNVITEILLRSPVKSLLRFKSVSKKWFYLISSSDFVKAHLKVSTKNNVHIHDKLIFGSNTFPFDLYTCSLHTEIEGSNISDPIYLTTIESIPFDRVRFDYVNPDDSIWIVGSCNGLVCVAVSGYTVVLWNPTTRRMKVIPETDTDPNRDSLAYGFGYDELHDDYKVVEVSGDKCQTTGVYETQQKVYSVRTNSWKIMSNWPLSNSCYGTGKFMYGAIHWSVCSSDIVSHDLATDSLVELPMPNFDDDDDDDFRLDIEILNGCLAACFEHNVYMDIWVMKEYGTRESWTKLVRIPFFLDFRDHEFFRPCPFFSLKDGKILLNFGSSIIIYDSSNSQCTPHFSTVFTVEATTFSESLVSLNFDDEIFFGRTLPLEIITEVLLRLPVNSLGRFKAVSKEWYSLISSSYFVMAHLKFSPKNNIYIHDKLVFGSKNFDMDLYTCSMYSMVKDSVLADPIYPVTHENSPFDRVWCDDLYEGDSIWFVGSCNGLVCVSVSANTIILWNPTIRKSAVIPDSGTDLDFDNFSITYAFGYDEIHNDYKVVEFFGAMRNTGVYETGVKVYSMRTNSWKVLSNWPGRDTFGGPGKFLNGAIHWSVCDFDRAADWVIVSHDLATDTFTEIPLPTFHDNDVRVEVHVLRGCLAVHCEHNILMDVWVMKEYGNRESWTKVVSIPFFLDFRDHLFIRPCPLFFSEDGKILIDYGSTIRVYDPSNELFHHFSTTFEVEAITYIESLVSPDLDAEDSP
- the LOC121810378 gene encoding chlorophyll(ide) b reductase NOL, chloroplastic-like, translated to MSIKGVRPHYLCILYSEFSHDCSNANFSLFTPNSFIYHSPLQNLNRHCYFTLHFTNKTYPSSNYKSLSLRNTSSSNSSSTSTSTFVEKINSEPMIPPYNVLITGSTKGIGYALAKEFLKSGDNVIICSRSEERVKSAIESLKVESGKQHVWGTKCDVRDGNDVKNLVAFSKEQLKYIDIWINNAGSNAYSYKPLMEASDQDLIEVVSTNTLGLMICCREAMNMMQKQPRGGHIFNIDGAGSDGRPTPRFAAYGATKRSVVHLTKSLQAELKMQDVKNVLVHNLSPGMVTTDLLMSGANTKQAKFFINVLAEPAEKVAEYLVPNIRSIPTNGSGRQTYIRFLTGLKAYSQIFSRLAFGARRNRYFLED